Genomic window (Ananas comosus cultivar F153 linkage group 1, ASM154086v1, whole genome shotgun sequence):
AAATGTCTTCATTCTCGTGCCAACGCGGGACCTTTGTCATCAGGTAACACAAGTTCTTTGATGCTTGTTAACTTTAGTCAGCGTGCTATTATCCCATCACTCTTGATGAATTGTATCTTTAATGTCTTTCTTGTGTATTGGATTggttttacattttctttttctaggtGTATTCTGAGGCTTCGTCTCTCCTCGAGTTCTGTACAAATAAGTTCAAGATTGTGCACTTGATGGCCACAATGCCCATCCAAGATATGgtggttttttttcctttcttcatAAATCTCAGTAATGAATCTCTTGGTCTGAATTTTGTTGATTAAGTAAAACTCCATACAATTGgcttttttatatgttgttacTGACCTACACATTATTTTCTTTGCAGCGTGTTGCTTTGTCCGGACCCCCTAATATTGTGGTTGCAACTCCAGCTTGCATCTCAACATGCACATCAAAAGGTGTCCTTCGAGCATCATCTATTCGCGAATCAATTTCAATGTTGATTCTTGACGAGGTGTCTATTTACTTTTACCGCCTTataatttgacaaaattttctCTGGTATCCTATATGTGTGATAATAAATAATTGCTTTTGATTGGCAAGAACGATAATTGccagttattttaaattatgatttaatttcAGTAATGATAGGCCTTTGAGTGTTGGTATTTACTTGGTCATTTATGTTGTCGTTTGACATCTTTAATGGGTTCATTTTTGAGGTAGGTCCTTATTTACTCATGTTTCTTTTCCAGGCTGATCTTCTCCTTTCTCATGGACATGAGGCTGACTTGAAAGCTCTAATCCCTCATATTCCAAGAAGCTGTCAGTGCATTCTTATGTCTGCAACTACTAGGTTCAGTAATTCAATACTTCCATCAAAATTCAGAGTAATTTTCAACTATTGTTTGTATCGTGTGTTCGTCTTTAATTGCCACTTACCCAAAAGATGGATTTCAAATTATTGTCTTTCCTTTCGATTATTTTGTCATTGTTATTAGTGCATTCTTATTGATGGTGATTGTTGTCTGGCAGTCCTGATGTTGATAAACTGAAGAAGCTCCTGCTGCACGAGCCTGTAACTCTGACTCTCTCTGAAGAAGGCCAATCTAATAGTGATCTAATTCCTGGAAATATTGAACAATATTGGGTAGGGACCATTCTTTTATGCTAGATTAGTTCCAAGTTTGGAtcattttggttttcttttttattcatttacGCTGTCAATGAATCTTAGTGAAGTGTTAAGTAGAGGCTGTTTACTTCTGATATTCCCATGAGTATTTCATCCAGATGCATACCCAGTGTGAATTTTCTTGTAAATATTGTgtcaaagttattttttttactatttaccttttttttgtttccttttttttcagaTCTCTTGCAGCGCTCATGATAAGCTACTCTACATATATGCTCTCTTAAAGCCAAAGCCCAGGCTTCTTGCAGgaaaagttttgatatttgtCAACTCAATTGATATGGCATTTAGACTAAGGTTGTTCCTTGAGAAGGTATGGTtctgaatttatttattttttctcctttcattCATGATATATGTGTTTACCATGGGAAATTTTGCAGTTTATCAATGCCGTACGCATTATTAcccattattaatttataatttgtgtTTGCTTGATGAGTACTAGCCTATATGGGGATAGAAGAATAATAAACTTCTCTATAAAACCTTCTTGAGCTAGATAAGCTAAAGCAGACACTAATcttatcacaaaaaaaaaaaatctttattctTGTTGGTTAATTTATTGCTATCAGTTAGAAAGATCGATAAAGTCGGATATATAACCTTTGTTTGTCAAATTCAACACTCAGAAAATAGAATATGCCCTTAAGAGAGTAAATCTCTTTTAGAATTTGGACATGCTAGATACAAGTAATTGTGTAGAAGTAGCTTTAGTGGTTATACTTTAATTGCTGCAACTTTATTTCTATCTCCTTGAGTGGTTGAATTTTCTGAACGGTTGCATTACTTTCTGCAGTTTGAAATAAGATCTGCTGTCTTAAATGCTGAATTGCCACAAAATTCACGGCTTCATATTCTTGAGGTagctttattttatatatttgcttctcttttttttccttttcttttgtgcaagattttctttttcctgaTCCAACCTGTAGGAATCATAGAAAAGGTAAATCCTCTATGATGCACTTGATCGGATCGGTTATTGATAGAGTGGATAGATCTGCCATTCTTGAAATTTCTCTTCTGATTCAAAATCGTGGTGTAACATGTATCCCCTTTTGTTCTGGTCTTTTTTTCCATGGGCGGATTGGTGTTgagcttttttcttttaaaaaataatatacatattttcTATGGTATAGAGAGTTTTGAATCTCATGATTTTTGGGTCAAAGATAGCTTTTTATTAGTAATCTGAACTTCGTTACTCACAAAATGTAACTATGATAACTAGTAACTAGCATCAGTTATTTTTCTCTATCTATATCTCTCACTTCTGTGCTTTTCTTAGGAATTCAATGCAGGGCTATTTGGTATTCTAATAGCAACAGATGATAATCAGAGTAAGGAGAAGGATCAAACAAGTAGAGAAAGTCAAGTGCAATCTAGAAGTACCAAGAAGAAGTTCCGGCAAAATTTAGATGCCGAATTTGGAGTCGTCAGAGGAATCGATTTCAAAAATGTCTTCACGGTGTGTTAATTGTCTAGTTATTTTGAATGTAACTCTATTCCAGTTAGCACCTGGCATTACgtattatttcttatattttctgATTACTTTGTCAATATATTGGGAATGTCATCATATAGGCATATTTGTAGTTCAACTTGGGATTCTATCTTAGTTACGTTTGAACGAAAGCGTTTTAATTATATTCACAACAATAAGCAAATTCTATTCTCACCTTCGACAGGTAATCAATTTTGACATGCCTCGAAGCCCTGCTGGATATGTTCATAGAATTGGCCGCACTGGAAGGGGCCGTAACACTGGTACTGCTGTGTCACTTGTAAGTTTCTTTTATATGTAGGAAAAAGGTGAAAAAGGTGAACTTCTTGTTATGCCAAGTATAATGCATAAGGTCTGACATTCTTCTGTTGGTTCCTATAAAGGTCTCACCAGAGGAGGGAGAACTTTTtgccaaaatcaaaattatgttGGAAGGTGATAGCAGAGATGACTCGGTACATATTCAACCTTTCCCTCATCTTACTAAAAAGGCTGTTGAGGATCTACGGTATAGAGCGGAGGTAATGCTGGCAATTTATTCAATAATTGTGAATGAAAAATCTATTTTCCAAGTGTTGGGGGATTGGTTGGGTTGGGGTAGGTATTAAATATATTCCTGAACCATATGCAACGAGTATTGAAGCAAAATAATTTTCAGTAGTATTTGgtaatcatttattttttattctttagattCTGTATATTAGCATTAATAGTAAAACCAGTACAAGTAATCCACGGCATATTCCATCTGAATGGGCCCTAGAATTTCTAGTTTTATGGTAACATCCTCCCATAGCTGTTGATTTAACTCTACGGCATCGATAAGTTGCAATAATTTTGTTCCGTACTGTTTTCAAGTCCTTTATACTATCCAACTCATCCATACATGACCATTAAGCTAGTATTGCTTGCTAGTTTAGTCCTCTTGTCAACTTGTGGAGTTAATGGTGATGACTGCCTTgtatataacaatatatacaACATTATACTTAATTTGTGCGTAGTGTTCTATTGGGATCCTATCTGGTCAGATTTTGTCCGACATAATATATTTCAGTAGGCCTGAATAGATTCATAATATGTTTTACTGCTATTGAAGTATAAATGCTGAGCATTTCAGCTatagttttaaactttttaatgaAATCTTTGGAGGAAAAATGATAAGTTTGTCTTAACAGGATGCTGCTAGGAGTGTAACGACTCGTGACGTTCAGGATGCACGTCACCAAGATCTAAAGAAAGAAATTCTCAATTCTGAAAAGTAAGTATATCAGTTGTATGTTGAATGAAATCCTTGGCGTTCTTAATTTAATTGCAAATTATGATATTCGAGGATGATTTTTACactaggccctgtttggatgtcaGATAAGTTAggggtttaatttttattccttaaaaGGCcttgatatttataatttacacataggaggtgatttatctttttccgaaaaaatgacttgaaaatCAAATATGTTATTTCATTCTAGACGTTAATCACACTCCTATCTATCAAATACTAAGCTTCCTGAGTAAATCAAAGAGAGATTccgaataagatattcatgcatctaaACATGGCcgaacaagatattcatgcatctaaACAGGACCTTTAAGAGCTGCATGTTGTCTTCTGCTGCCTTTTCTTGTTTGCCTTTGTAATTGGTAGCAACTCCTTTTCCATCTTTGACTAGGTTGAAGGCTCATTTTGAAGAGAACCCGAGGGATTTAGGTAAATGAACCACGAGGCTTTTGAGCATTTTGCAACTGATCCATTTTCCTGATGTTTTTTTATTGTACTGTTCAAGATATTTACCCTCGTTTGTTTAATTTGGACATCTGTGATCAGATTTATTGAAGCACGATAAGATACTTAGCAAGACGGCTCCTCCCAGCCACCTACGTGTAATACCCGATTATCTTATTGATCCCACTACAAAGCAAGTAGGGAAAGCTCTCAAGCTTTCGCGAGCTGCAGTGGGAATAAATACCGCGAAGAAGCGGCCCGGATTCAAGAAAGGATTTGGCAGAAGCAGCGACCCACTTAAGACTTTCTCAGCTGAGGTGATACTCTCCATCCCTGTTGGGGGTAATTTCACTTTTTATgtcgaaaaatataatttgGGTTTTATTTCGGACTGATTTTGCTCTTAAACCCTGAACAGCATGAGAATCAATCTCCCTGGGGGTTTGTTTTGTGAATCTGATTTGATTGTATGATTGCAGAAGAAGAAAAGGCGGGATAATGATGGAAAGGATCATAGACAAAAAAAGAAGCTTAAAGTGGGAGAATGAGATTTATCAGGTTCTTATTTGGTGACGGTTAGAAACAGGGGTGTCGAATGTAGTTCTCCCCTCTTCAATTTTGTAggctatttaaatttttgccttttcttttgttgtagCAAGGAGATTTGTAATTATTGCTTTCATActgcggttttttttttttttttctttataacaAGACATTGGAAGTTGCTTATCTAACGCTTTGATATGGTCGAGGCTGCTAAAAGCCCCACCCCCTcttcaccaaaaaaaattagaaaagggAACACGCGCACAAAAAAAAGCACTCTCTTAATATTTAAAAGAGCAATGTTAGTTGTCTGGCTCTAGACTATATAGAAGATTTACATTGCAGCTATCCAAAGGTTCATATTAATTCTTCGAGTCTCATCAATTTGTTCGTTTAGACTAAAATCTATGAATAATTTTGTGAACCTTTGAATGTGAAGGGTGTAAGATTCATATTCATGTATGCGTACAATGGGgcattttttgtaaaattcttGGCTAACTTAATGATGCAGaaattcatctttttctccACATTGTAAGAAAGCAAGCTAGCGAAAACTCGAGCTCTAACCCTTACAACGAGATTTAAGATTGATGATCTCAAGAAGCGTCCAACGAAAATAATAGGAAAAACATTAATGTAGAGGCGAAAGCTTTTGAATTCTCCAATTCCCCATGCAAAATACAAGGCTCAGATAACACGGCAGAGAATTCGAGccttttctctcttattttgTTGCCAAAATCTCCTCCTTGTccacaaataatatcaaaacGCACTTCAAATTACACCAAATTTCTGttccttttctattttcatcttttctttacatttaaAGCAGATATATAAAAGCATGCCGCAGCAGAGAAAATGGTATTTCATTCTGCAGATGAACTCAACTGCAGATTAGCATATAAAACTGTGGCTATATCACAACCAGCAAATTCTCTTCTATGTTCACAGATTCTGGCATTAAGCCGCCGCCGTTATTTTCTATAAACACATTGGTGAGATGCTAACTACCAAAGACACAATAATTGGTGCTAAGTATAAAGAATCAACATGTACCATTCTTCCTCTCCAACTTTATTGCCTCATATGACTTCACCACTTCTTTGAACTTTTCCTCTGCAGCTTCTGTAATGAAAATCAGCATGTCGATATCAGTTCATGAGACATTCAAGTGGCTTGATCAATTcatccaaaataaaaacaacaaaaaacaaGAATGTGATACTCACCTTTATTATCTTGGTTTTGATCAGGGTGGCACTCCATTGCTTTTGCCCTGAAAGCAGTCTGCAATGGTTACAGTATCTATCGTTAGAGACACATAATACTTTAAATTTCTGTAGAACAAGACAAAGGTTTCATGAGCTTTCTTTCTGAAGCATACTTAGTTCATATGTCTAAATTTAAGATCCAGTATGCATATTTCTAAGGCTACCTGACTACACAAAATAAGCACCAAAAGAATTTGAAGAAATAGTGGAAAGTCAGTACCTTTATTTCAGCATCAGAGTATGGTGATGCTCTTGACCTGTAGAGAAGATGTGGAATCATTAATGAAAAATAAGAAGCAACAAGCCCACACTTTTTGTATGACATAAAATGCATCTTATAGCAGTGCTATATTCTATagggaataaatataaaaaagaaaagaaatatttaaatacattaGGCTGCAAATTCATCTTCCCCTGCATATTACTTAATCATTTGTGCCCTACATATTGTGATTATCGTTTGTGCTAAGAAACTTGATTGTGCTTATCCTTTTGTTTGTAAGAAACTGCACATCAAAGGGGTGTACACAGCAATTCAGATTTAAACGAGTACATACTAATAATAGATGATTTTGCTGGGATGCATATGTGAAAAGACTCATAAGAAACATTGATCAAATTATGAGTAGGGGAAAACAATGATTATAAAAGTCTATAGCATGTACCTGTCAAGACCCAAGACTGCATAATGATGGGACATAGGATAAGTCCTGCTGTTCTTCGGAGCAGATGTGTACTCAGTTCTTTGATGTCTGAAGGACGTATCTGTTTTCCAGTACCAATCATCCCTTGGAATATACTGATAACCACCGGGGTCATTTTCCCTCCAACTTTCGTAGCCCCtcttaaatttatttctctctctattgaATACGCTTTGCATGCGTCTTATTCGTTGCTACATGAGTAAAAGCAACAATGTCATCCAGTacacaaattataaaataaccaACTAGTAGGGGGAAAAGAGTATTTGACTGGATAAGAAGACACTATATAAGCTAGCGTAAAGATCAGTAAGATTCAATGGGGAGAAGCCATAGAACATGCTGAAACCACAAATTTCTAATCACATTGTAAACTAAGAATTTGCCTCTCTAAATATTTCCCCGCACCGTATTATATGTTTGAAAAAGTTTCAAGTACATTAAACTCAAAATGGGAGGTTGGACTAGGGAGAGTAACATTATTGGTAATGAGTGGTAGAACAAAACATTAGCCCCCTCTTTAGTAACAAAGATGTATTGGTTTATCAATAAACTCAGAAATAATCAAtagaattaataatttattaagatCAGGAAAAGTACtagaattataaaattaatagtaaGTACCAAAGGATGTAAGTCATTTTTCAccgaaaaccaaaaaaattccaGTCTCATAAACTAACAACAAATTTATTGGGAGATATACTCACCACTCTCTCCATCTCTTCCTCATACTCTTCTTGCATTCGACGGTTATATCTTTTCCAAGCCTCCTCACTGAAACTTCCACGACTTGAGTTGCTGGTTGTCTTCTTCCATGATGAGCTTGACTGCATCCTGTTAaactttcaaataataataaaaaaaaaacatctatttAGTAAACTTAAAGAGGAGTGTGTATTTCCCCTGCAATCTTACAAAGGACATTTATGTTGACCAATAAATGGCTGAAAGAAATTAAGCTGTCAAATTAAGCCTGAGGATTACAGGTCATCCGGCAACGAATCCATATATGAGTCTCTCTGGCCCCATTGTATCAAAATGTAAATAGTAGTTCTAACTTCTTAAGGCATTTACCAAAATCCTTACTCATAAACAGGTCCTAATTCTTTATATATCTTACACTGGACTCCCATATAACTACCattctaaattaattatgtatATTCATCAGCTTTAACCAACTGCGCATAAAAAGGATGCTAAAGCACAATCAAGTTCACATCTTGCTCAAGTCTAGCATGATATTTTATTCACTTTCTCTACTTAGTCTCAGCAAGAATTTATATTCTATAATACTGACTGGAAAGTAAGGAagtaaaggggaaaaaaaaaacaaatgcaaACTTATAAAACAAAGAATCAAGTGTACCTGAGTAGAGATCCAATCAGCACTCCTTCGCAATTGAGTAACCTGCGGTTTCCCCAAACACTATAATAAGTCTACGCGCTGGACGTAATTATCATAACACACGTCACAATATTGGCTCAAATGCACAAAATAAACATAGGCTTATAGAGGATGACGAATAGAAATAACCATATGGACAGAAATGAACTCGAATACTTAATACAACTGACTAGGTAACATGGAAAAAATTGAACTTTCGTATGTTCCATGGCTTATAATGATGTTATCTGCAGAAACAACTAACATTTCGCGCAATGaagtaaaacaaaatttgatTGAGGCTGGCCCCTGGAGTCTGGGAATCAAAGTAGTCTCACAAATAGCACGCAACTATCAATAAGGAAgaaattacttaattttttcGTGGttgggagaaagaaaaaaaagaattttttttttcagtttgcgAGGTCTGAATTGAATTACCAACTAACCGAGCTGCTCATTTATTTCCTAATTAAACCTAAAACCAAAAGGTATCCATGTCATGTAGCTAGATGAAGTATAATGAAATGTTAGATTCTTCCATGAAGATCACAAAGGAACAAGATTTAATAACTGGAAACCGAACATTGAGAAGAACTGTACATAAAAAATTGAACTACTTTAAGTTTTCAAAAAGAAGTAGCAGGAACAccaaaatgagatcaaatcacAACCCAATCACCCCAAAAACCCCAATTCACGGCGGAGAAGGGCGAAAGAGTACCGCGAAGGTTGTGGCGGTGGCGCCGATTAGGCCAAAGAGAAGGACGCCCCAAGCCTTAGACACCTTTCCCCTCTCCTGCCACGCCTCGCGGTCGCTCTTCTTCTCCGAAGTAGAGCCCATCGCCGGAACCCTAATTCTCCTCCGACGCCACGGCACGCGATCGATAGCTCGCGAGGATC
Coding sequences:
- the LOC109705699 gene encoding DEAD-box ATP-dependent RNA helicase 16, translated to MGAEAKLDSIERREEGDVDVEKEGEEEKSFEELGLDEQLTRALRKKSVTDPTPIQRAAIPLILSGKNVVACAKTGSGKTFAYLLPMLHELLRLSSENSLRKSAPNVFILVPTRDLCHQVYSEASSLLEFCTNKFKIVHLMATMPIQDMRVALSGPPNIVVATPACISTCTSKGVLRASSIRESISMLILDEADLLLSHGHEADLKALIPHIPRSCQCILMSATTSPDVDKLKKLLLHEPVTLTLSEEGQSNSDLIPGNIEQYWISCSAHDKLLYIYALLKPKPRLLAGKVLIFVNSIDMAFRLRLFLEKFEIRSAVLNAELPQNSRLHILEEFNAGLFGILIATDDNQSKEKDQTSRESQVQSRSTKKKFRQNLDAEFGVVRGIDFKNVFTVINFDMPRSPAGYVHRIGRTGRGRNTGTAVSLVSPEEGELFAKIKIMLEGDSRDDSVHIQPFPHLTKKAVEDLRYRAEDAARSVTTRDVQDARHQDLKKEILNSEKLKAHFEENPRDLDLLKHDKILSKTAPPSHLRVIPDYLIDPTTKQVGKALKLSRAAVGINTAKKRPGFKKGFGRSSDPLKTFSAEKKKRRDNDGKDHRQKKKLKVGE
- the LOC109705843 gene encoding uncharacterized protein LOC109705843, whose amino-acid sequence is MGSTSEKKSDREAWQERGKVSKAWGVLLFGLIGATATTFAVTQLRRSADWISTQFNRMQSSSSWKKTTSNSSRGSFSEEAWKRYNRRMQEEYEEEMERVQRIRRMQSVFNRERNKFKRGYESWRENDPGGYQYIPRDDWYWKTDTSFRHQRTEYTSAPKNSRTYPMSHHYAVLGLDRSRASPYSDAEIKTAFRAKAMECHPDQNQDNKEAAEEKFKEVVKSYEAIKLERKNGTC